In Leptotrichia sp. OH3620_COT-345, a single window of DNA contains:
- a CDS encoding efflux RND transporter permease subunit, with amino-acid sequence MTVAEFATKRIVATTMIIAFMIFSGYSALKNMKQELLPDFNFPFVVIQTKWTGATSEDVDTQITKKIEEASLNVDGIKNITTTSAFGTSVVVVQFNFGTDTDTKKVQIQSEIDKIKNDLPNDADSPVLSGAGNSAGVSSAMALFIVLKGADEATLTSFVDETMKPALQRNKGIGNIFVLGGTKREIKVELDPYKLKAFNFSPSEIYSKIKAANTITPAGTVTDGGKEFILRVSGEIKTLEQVENIILSNDNGQTLKLRDLAGISYGTKEKDTYTRVNGKDSIAVVIEKSKDGNIVEIANTAKKQLEEMKPLFPKGASYDLIKDNSIDVKDAIANVTSSGLQALVIAAIVLLVFLKDIRASIFISLSIPISAMFTFFLLSTQGISLNLVSLMGLALAVGSLVDNSVVTLDNIFDHMQEYREPSLIAAVRGTNEVIMPMIASTMTSVCVFLPIVIFNGFIKEVFSGIAFSIMFALGASIIVAMLFIPMVSSRFLNLEKILLNKEKAKYFNIFREKYEKVIAVSLENKWKVVTGTIGLFIFTMVILGPRVKTSFFPTIDNKEYSVVASLATGLDLEKSYEITKKIEEIVKNDKMTESFYSISRKDAAIVNVRIKKDTFKTMDRIRQNLKDLPDVNLTLSSEETTNANANKDYSFQIEGNNADELNRIANFIVGEIKKEKWMKDVKSSTEGGNPQARLEINREKAESYGINVTNLTTMLNMSVLGVAPIEITEGTESLDVTLQLEEKYRNSLEKILDLEIKAKDGIFVRIGDIAKLIQVEGASAISKYNGAKTVTVGLNLDSSKGFNDAAKFIDKAFKKSNPATGYKLATAGNARNQQDMGSEMANALGLSVVLIYIVLAIQLESFILPLLIMSSLPLSIIGVIVGMILTGVQLSMFVMIGIIMLMGMVVNNAIVLLDFVASMRQKGISIREALIKSGGSRLRPILMTTLTTVLGWIPMALALGGGSAGYYQGMAIAVMFGLSFSTLLTLIFIPVVYLIVEENKEKRIEKRKLKQKHKL; translated from the coding sequence ATGACAGTAGCAGAATTTGCAACAAAGAGAATAGTTGCTACTACGATGATAATTGCATTTATGATATTTTCAGGTTATAGTGCATTAAAAAATATGAAACAGGAATTATTACCTGATTTTAATTTCCCTTTTGTAGTAATCCAGACTAAATGGACAGGGGCAACTTCCGAAGATGTGGATACACAGATAACTAAAAAAATAGAAGAAGCATCATTGAATGTTGACGGAATAAAAAATATAACTACTACTTCGGCATTCGGTACTTCAGTAGTAGTAGTTCAGTTTAATTTCGGTACGGATACTGACACGAAAAAGGTTCAGATACAATCTGAAATAGATAAAATAAAAAATGATCTTCCAAATGATGCTGACAGCCCTGTATTGTCAGGAGCAGGAAATTCAGCAGGTGTGAGTTCTGCAATGGCTTTGTTTATAGTGTTGAAAGGTGCAGATGAAGCAACTTTGACTTCATTCGTAGATGAAACGATGAAACCCGCATTACAGAGAAATAAAGGAATAGGGAATATTTTTGTATTAGGAGGAACAAAGCGGGAAATAAAAGTTGAACTAGATCCGTATAAACTGAAAGCTTTTAATTTTTCGCCATCAGAAATTTATTCTAAAATAAAAGCTGCGAATACTATAACTCCTGCAGGAACAGTAACCGACGGAGGAAAGGAATTTATCCTGAGAGTGTCAGGAGAAATAAAAACTCTGGAACAAGTTGAAAATATAATTTTATCCAATGATAACGGACAGACATTGAAGTTAAGAGATTTAGCCGGCATAAGTTACGGTACAAAGGAAAAGGACACTTATACAAGAGTAAACGGAAAGGATTCCATAGCTGTAGTAATAGAAAAGTCAAAGGACGGGAATATAGTAGAAATAGCAAATACAGCAAAAAAACAGCTGGAGGAAATGAAGCCGTTGTTTCCTAAAGGAGCGAGTTATGATCTTATAAAAGATAACAGTATAGACGTAAAAGATGCCATAGCAAATGTTACAAGCTCCGGATTACAGGCATTAGTTATTGCAGCGATAGTTCTTCTTGTATTTTTGAAAGATATAAGGGCATCCATATTTATATCATTGTCAATTCCTATATCGGCAATGTTTACATTTTTTCTGTTAAGCACACAGGGGATTTCTCTGAATTTAGTATCTTTAATGGGACTTGCTCTTGCTGTGGGTTCCCTTGTGGATAACTCTGTTGTCACCCTTGATAATATATTTGATCATATGCAGGAATACAGGGAACCTTCTTTAATAGCAGCTGTAAGGGGAACAAATGAAGTAATAATGCCTATGATAGCTTCTACAATGACTTCAGTATGTGTATTTTTACCAATAGTAATATTTAATGGATTTATAAAAGAAGTATTTTCCGGAATAGCATTTTCTATAATGTTTGCCTTAGGAGCTTCAATAATAGTTGCAATGCTCTTTATTCCTATGGTATCAAGCAGATTTTTAAATCTTGAAAAAATATTGCTAAATAAAGAAAAAGCTAAATATTTTAACATTTTTAGGGAAAAATATGAAAAAGTGATAGCTGTTTCTTTGGAAAATAAGTGGAAAGTAGTAACCGGGACTATCGGATTATTTATATTTACAATGGTAATATTAGGACCGAGAGTAAAGACATCCTTTTTCCCGACGATAGATAATAAAGAGTATTCGGTAGTAGCTTCTCTTGCTACAGGACTTGATTTGGAAAAATCTTATGAAATAACGAAGAAAATAGAAGAAATTGTTAAAAATGATAAAATGACGGAAAGTTTCTATTCAATATCAAGAAAAGATGCCGCAATAGTCAATGTAAGAATAAAAAAAGACACATTTAAAACTATGGACAGAATAAGACAAAACCTAAAAGACTTGCCTGATGTGAATTTGACTTTATCTTCTGAAGAAACTACCAATGCCAATGCCAATAAAGACTATTCATTTCAGATAGAAGGAAATAATGCCGATGAACTCAACAGAATTGCAAACTTCATAGTTGGGGAAATAAAAAAGGAAAAATGGATGAAAGACGTAAAATCTTCCACAGAAGGAGGGAATCCTCAGGCAAGGCTGGAAATAAATAGGGAAAAAGCAGAAAGTTACGGTATAAACGTTACTAATTTGACAACAATGTTGAATATGTCCGTACTTGGAGTAGCTCCTATTGAAATTACAGAAGGAACTGAAAGCCTTGATGTGACGCTACAACTGGAAGAAAAATACAGAAATTCTCTTGAAAAAATTCTTGATTTGGAAATTAAAGCAAAAGACGGGATTTTTGTACGAATAGGAGACATTGCAAAACTTATTCAAGTGGAAGGGGCTTCGGCAATAAGTAAGTATAACGGTGCAAAAACCGTAACCGTAGGACTGAATCTTGACAGCTCCAAAGGGTTTAACGATGCTGCGAAATTTATAGATAAAGCATTTAAAAAATCCAATCCTGCTACGGGATATAAACTTGCTACAGCCGGAAATGCAAGAAACCAGCAGGATATGGGTAGCGAGATGGCTAATGCCCTTGGACTTTCAGTAGTACTTATATACATAGTTCTGGCAATACAGCTCGAATCTTTCATACTTCCGCTTCTTATAATGAGTTCGTTACCTTTATCCATAATAGGAGTAATAGTAGGAATGATTTTAACAGGAGTACAGCTGAGTATGTTTGTCATGATAGGTATAATAATGCTTATGGGTATGGTTGTAAACAATGCTATAGTACTTCTTGATTTTGTTGCAAGTATGAGGCAGAAAGGAATAAGCATAAGGGAAGCTCTTATAAAATCAGGAGGATCAAGACTCAGACCTATACTTATGACAACATTGACAACAGTGCTTGGATGGATACCGATGGCTCTAGCATTGGGAGGAGGAAGTGCAGGATACTATCAGGGAATGGCCATAGCCGTAATGTTCGGATTGTCCTTTTCAACGTTATTGACGTTAATATTTATTCCTGTAGTGTATTTAATAGTTGAAGAAAATAAAGAAAAAAGAATTGAAAAAAGAAAACTCAAACAGAAACATAAGTTATAA
- a CDS encoding efflux RND transporter periplasmic adaptor subunit, translating to MKIVKSLYTKKKYIAGLLLILAITVSCRKKKEQEAEEVLRPVKVQVLSRSDMSLGYTAGAEIKGKEEIPYVAVVNGELTVLNAKNGDEVNAGQVILGIDNQSARSNLQSAAASYNTARIQYEKYSQLYQKRLITETEYLNAKTNYQSASANLALANDSNNKSVIKADINGVISGLDLERHQQISAGQLLFKIVNESEMEIKVGVSPNIVNKIKVGTAAKIKIDELDREVSGEVHEISGTADTKTRQFIVKIRIPNPERKIKSGMYGTASIDTGVEKGIVIPKESIVVRGVEQIVYVIQSGVAKAVPVKILNQNEKFAAVEGEGLIIGSEIITDGQNVVQDGEKIKKIN from the coding sequence ATGAAAATAGTAAAATCACTATATACAAAGAAAAAATATATTGCAGGTTTGTTGCTTATACTTGCAATAACAGTTTCCTGCAGGAAAAAGAAGGAGCAGGAAGCAGAGGAAGTACTGCGTCCTGTAAAAGTTCAGGTTCTCAGCCGGAGCGATATGTCGTTGGGATATACCGCAGGAGCTGAGATAAAAGGAAAAGAGGAAATACCTTATGTAGCGGTAGTAAACGGAGAATTAACAGTATTAAACGCAAAAAATGGAGACGAAGTAAATGCAGGGCAGGTAATACTGGGAATAGACAATCAATCAGCAAGGTCAAATCTACAGTCTGCCGCTGCAAGTTACAATACGGCACGTATACAATATGAAAAATACAGTCAACTTTATCAGAAAAGACTGATTACCGAGACCGAGTATCTGAATGCCAAGACAAATTATCAATCAGCAAGTGCGAACCTGGCATTGGCAAATGATAGTAACAATAAATCGGTAATAAAAGCGGATATAAACGGTGTAATATCAGGCCTTGATCTTGAAAGACATCAGCAGATAAGTGCAGGACAGCTTCTGTTTAAAATTGTAAATGAGTCCGAAATGGAAATAAAAGTAGGAGTTTCTCCCAATATAGTAAATAAAATAAAAGTAGGAACAGCAGCAAAAATAAAAATAGATGAACTGGATAGAGAAGTCTCAGGAGAAGTACACGAAATATCAGGAACAGCAGATACTAAAACAAGACAGTTTATTGTGAAAATACGTATTCCCAATCCTGAAAGGAAAATAAAAAGCGGTATGTATGGAACTGCAAGTATAGATACGGGAGTTGAAAAAGGTATTGTAATACCTAAAGAATCTATTGTTGTAAGAGGAGTAGAGCAGATAGTATATGTAATTCAGAGCGGTGTTGCAAAAGCCGTTCCTGTAAAAATACTGAATCAGAATGAAAAATTTGCTGCAGTTGAAGGGGAAGGACTGATAATAGGTTCAGAAATTATTACTGACGGACAAAATGTAGTTCAGGATGGAGAAAAAATAAAGAAAATCAACTAA
- a CDS encoding TetR/AcrR family transcriptional regulator, producing MIRKENKRQMIIDKSMELFCEKGYFQTKVDDITKALEISKGNFYTYFKTKEEVLYEILEILKEEKIRVMKEINVEKKPKEILKDFINKRSEIFFKYMKNINLQNIDSFLKDKKFVEYMEEIHDISINFLRKNVVNRSGDIKNKSYNDTFITEFILISMEGFFLDESLTENVNLRKGENMTREEKIEQIVEFIYNALK from the coding sequence ATGATAAGAAAAGAAAATAAAAGACAGATGATAATAGACAAATCAATGGAACTGTTTTGCGAAAAAGGATATTTTCAGACAAAAGTAGATGACATTACAAAAGCATTGGAAATATCCAAGGGAAATTTTTATACTTACTTTAAGACAAAAGAAGAAGTTCTATATGAAATTCTGGAAATACTGAAAGAAGAAAAAATCAGAGTAATGAAAGAAATTAATGTAGAAAAAAAACCTAAAGAAATTTTAAAAGATTTTATAAACAAAAGAAGTGAAATATTTTTTAAATATATGAAAAACATAAATTTACAAAATATAGACAGTTTTCTGAAAGATAAGAAATTTGTGGAATATATGGAAGAGATACATGATATATCCATAAATTTTCTTCGAAAAAATGTTGTAAACAGAAGCGGAGATATTAAAAATAAAAGTTATAATGATACTTTTATAACTGAATTTATACTTATATCAATGGAAGGTTTTTTTCTGGATGAAAGCCTGACGGAAAATGTAAATTTAAGAAAAGGGGAGAATATGACAAGAGAAGAAAAAATAGAACAGATAGTAGAATTTATATATAATGCGTTAAAATAA
- a CDS encoding TolC family protein translates to MKRKALKKIILAILFSIPVFGQRITVQEAAEMAVKNNKDIKIGMLEVDKSKLDVNKAWKNAYFKISYNATANKYFKEVKGPFSGRYDQSYGHNVTLTQPIYTGGAIKSGIEIGKNYLSLMELSLDKVRKDTILNTIQAYIDVYEAENTLEVLKKSKEALNRNYEEQKEKYRLRLVTKPEFIEAERSLKAIEADIVQQTANIEIAKEALGNIIGIKDSEKIQIVPFTVEEKFSKTVNLKNDLEKLTARNTEYQMALKQKEISKQNIELKKSDTKPKVTGVITYGTSNQTKISETVKTKNYNGTVGVNFSWQIFDWGENKIDVDKAKRNYEIKQIEAEKVMDELKVGMKKVYYQLQSLEKSLEAKKIALEKAEEVYELEQERYSYRLVTMRDLLTAESNLRQSRTDYISSKLRYYYLVSRYGAFLD, encoded by the coding sequence ATGAAAAGAAAAGCCTTAAAAAAAATAATATTGGCAATATTGTTTTCAATACCTGTGTTCGGACAGCGGATAACCGTACAGGAAGCTGCGGAAATGGCAGTAAAAAATAATAAAGATATTAAAATAGGAATGCTTGAAGTGGATAAAAGTAAGCTTGATGTGAATAAAGCATGGAAAAATGCCTATTTTAAAATAAGTTATAATGCAACTGCAAATAAATATTTTAAAGAAGTAAAAGGTCCTTTTTCAGGCAGATATGACCAGTCATATGGACATAATGTCACATTGACACAGCCTATTTATACAGGAGGGGCAATAAAATCGGGGATAGAGATAGGCAAAAACTATCTGTCGTTAATGGAGTTATCTTTGGATAAAGTAAGAAAAGATACTATATTAAATACGATTCAGGCATATATAGATGTATATGAAGCTGAAAATACACTGGAAGTACTTAAAAAATCCAAAGAAGCACTGAACAGAAATTATGAAGAGCAGAAGGAAAAATATAGACTGAGACTTGTTACAAAACCTGAATTTATAGAAGCTGAAAGAAGTCTGAAAGCAATAGAAGCGGATATAGTACAGCAAACAGCCAATATAGAAATAGCAAAAGAAGCATTGGGAAATATAATAGGGATAAAAGACAGTGAAAAAATACAAATTGTACCTTTTACTGTAGAAGAAAAATTCAGTAAGACAGTTAATCTGAAAAACGATCTTGAAAAACTTACGGCACGGAATACCGAATATCAGATGGCACTTAAACAGAAAGAAATAAGTAAGCAGAATATAGAACTTAAAAAATCGGATACGAAACCGAAAGTTACAGGAGTAATAACATATGGAACTTCAAATCAGACAAAAATTTCCGAAACTGTAAAAACAAAAAATTATAACGGAACAGTGGGAGTGAATTTTTCATGGCAGATTTTCGACTGGGGAGAAAATAAAATTGATGTAGATAAGGCTAAAAGAAATTATGAAATAAAGCAAATAGAAGCTGAAAAAGTAATGGATGAATTGAAAGTAGGAATGAAGAAAGTGTATTATCAGCTGCAATCCCTTGAAAAAAGTCTGGAAGCAAAGAAAATCGCTTTGGAAAAGGCAGAGGAAGTCTATGAACTGGAACAGGAAAGATATTCGTACAGATTGGTAACGATGAGAGATTTGCTTACAGCAGAATCAAATTTGAGACAAAGCAGAACTGACTACATAAGTTCAAAATTAAGATATTATTATTTAGTTTCAAGATACGGGGCATTTTTAGATTGA
- a CDS encoding cell wall metabolism sensor histidine kinase WalK, which translates to MNKLRKLFTEKLSIKMRITFWYTSLIIGITALFLGTMVYIGGFVIRNSVYRRLKNTVENTFKRIEFHNNELILDNNLDTSVTDIFVSIYDKNKEFIYGDSHLDFEFSDSFSENNKIKTVTQGYSRWYVYEIQKKLGNYGNIWIRGITPASVAERNMEVIILIFLVIFPFLVLISAIGGYFITEKAFRPIENITKTAEKISEGNDLSRRIDIGDRKDEISILANTFDKMFDRLQNSFDREVQFTSDVSHELRTPISIISSQSEYGIKYLKINKETEEIFESILDESKKMSNLISKLLMLARMEKGNRKLNIENTNLSEMAEIAIETQRTNAEKKNISLNRVINEEIYVDIDESMIMRVLINLISNAIFYGKKNGNVLIEIFTNNGKVICKVSDDGIGISEEHIDKIWDRFYQVDPSRAGDNSGLGLSMVKWIVEAHNGKIDVESEINKGSIFSFELPLNKKIEDSV; encoded by the coding sequence ATGAATAAGTTAAGAAAATTGTTTACAGAAAAATTGTCAATAAAAATGAGAATAACTTTCTGGTATACAAGTTTGATAATAGGGATTACCGCATTATTTTTAGGAACGATGGTCTATATCGGAGGTTTTGTAATTCGTAATTCAGTTTATAGAAGATTGAAAAATACAGTGGAAAATACATTTAAAAGGATTGAATTTCATAACAACGAGCTCATTCTTGATAATAATTTGGACACTTCAGTTACTGATATTTTTGTTTCAATATATGATAAAAATAAAGAATTTATTTATGGAGATTCTCATCTGGATTTTGAATTTTCCGATTCATTTTCAGAAAATAATAAAATAAAGACTGTAACACAGGGTTATTCCAGATGGTATGTATATGAAATTCAGAAAAAACTGGGAAATTATGGAAATATATGGATTAGGGGAATTACCCCCGCATCGGTAGCTGAAAGGAATATGGAAGTTATTATCCTTATTTTTCTTGTGATATTTCCGTTTTTAGTTTTAATTTCAGCTATTGGAGGATATTTTATAACCGAAAAGGCTTTCAGACCTATAGAAAATATTACAAAGACCGCAGAAAAAATAAGTGAAGGAAATGATTTATCCCGAAGAATAGATATAGGAGACAGAAAAGATGAAATTTCAATATTGGCAAATACTTTTGATAAAATGTTTGACAGACTTCAAAATTCTTTTGACAGAGAAGTACAGTTTACATCGGATGTTTCCCATGAGTTACGTACTCCTATATCTATTATAAGCTCTCAAAGTGAGTATGGAATAAAATATTTGAAAATTAATAAGGAAACGGAAGAAATTTTTGAAAGTATACTGGACGAGTCTAAAAAAATGTCGAATCTTATCTCAAAGTTGTTAATGTTGGCAAGAATGGAAAAAGGAAATAGGAAGCTTAATATTGAAAATACGAATTTGAGCGAAATGGCTGAAATTGCCATTGAAACGCAACGGACAAATGCCGAAAAGAAAAATATATCTTTGAATAGGGTCATTAATGAGGAAATTTATGTAGATATAGATGAGTCAATGATTATGAGAGTTCTCATAAATTTAATATCCAATGCAATTTTTTATGGAAAGAAAAATGGAAATGTTTTGATTGAGATTTTTACAAATAATGGTAAAGTCATTTGTAAAGTTAGTGATGATGGAATAGGAATATCTGAAGAGCATATAGATAAAATATGGGACAGGTTTTATCAAGTTGATCCGTCCAGAGCCGGAGATAATTCAGGGTTGGGACTTTCTATGGTAAAATGGATTGTCGAAGCCCATAACGGTAAAATCGATGTGGAAAGTGAAATAAACAAAGGAAGTATATTCAGCTTTGAACTTCCATTAAATAAAAAAATAGAAGATTCCGTCTGA
- a CDS encoding PepSY domain-containing protein, with product MKIGFLKIILAGIIFFSGTVFSDNKGAGVKISNTNVKITTEKAKQIIFSHSGVLRKEAKITKIMLNRENRKYFYIIEFFTKNKKYSYEIDADTGYILKYANKNRKSAENRRVFKGLFKEILGL from the coding sequence ATGAAAATCGGTTTTCTAAAAATTATATTGGCAGGGATAATATTTTTTTCAGGAACAGTTTTTTCAGATAATAAAGGAGCAGGAGTAAAAATTTCAAATACAAATGTAAAAATAACAACTGAAAAAGCAAAGCAGATTATATTTTCTCATTCGGGAGTTTTACGTAAGGAAGCAAAAATTACAAAAATTATGCTTAACAGAGAAAATAGAAAATATTTTTATATAATAGAATTTTTTACAAAAAATAAAAAATACAGTTATGAAATTGATGCTGATACCGGATATATTCTTAAATATGCGAATAAAAACAGGAAATCAGCGGAGAATAGAAGAGTATTTAAAGGATTGTTCAAGGAAATTTTAGGATTATAA
- a CDS encoding PG0541 family transporter-associated protein, producing MKRLEVYFDSFFLEKIKEELTEYGLEKYILIPEVFSDWGKHLKHFNSHLWPGTDSIMIAYVEDEQGEEIMRIIKKMKIDVGHMISMGAVLIPIDDMVL from the coding sequence ATGAAAAGACTGGAAGTATATTTTGATTCTTTTTTTCTTGAAAAAATAAAAGAAGAGCTTACAGAATATGGATTGGAAAAGTATATACTTATTCCTGAAGTTTTCAGTGACTGGGGAAAACATCTCAAACATTTTAACAGTCATTTATGGCCGGGAACTGACAGTATAATGATAGCCTATGTGGAAGATGAGCAGGGAGAAGAAATTATGAGAATTATAAAAAAGATGAAAATAGATGTAGGACATATGATTTCTATGGGTGCTGTTCTTATTCCGATAGATGATATGGTATTGTAA
- a CDS encoding tetratricopeptide repeat protein, producing MKKKLFKNILLCFFLTLNSVVLSASSFITDKDIKEVKLKLKKFGINEASSKALLIGIQENRASEIERQLMKSIKLDGRNYLAYYALGAYYEDEKYGKDKKKAVKYYEKALNINPDVPFIYEKLGNNYKEMGNYVKALEVYEKMIKKFPELSGGYLGAGTINIYRGDEKKGTDYLNKSVELYNKERKLELMSNISKARTVVSPEETEKSIKKQEEREISVQNLSKDKNYSMPLSPEYTRIEEMPPLPAAPSISLENFGSNKKDKMDHSGNSRDKRKIEKEKIKAEVASIFLHFEKKDYNKGFSMFFEKYSDIVDILDDKSVEETVEIIKKYNEKIKNTDSNLYEKNIKKFKELDIL from the coding sequence ATGAAAAAAAAATTATTTAAAAATATATTATTATGTTTTTTTCTTACATTAAATTCAGTTGTATTATCGGCAAGCTCTTTTATTACGGATAAAGATATAAAAGAAGTCAAGTTAAAACTGAAAAAGTTCGGAATAAATGAAGCTTCGTCAAAAGCACTTTTAATAGGAATACAGGAGAATAGAGCTTCTGAAATAGAAAGGCAGCTTATGAAATCCATTAAACTGGATGGGAGAAATTATCTTGCCTATTATGCACTTGGAGCTTATTATGAAGATGAAAAATACGGAAAGGATAAAAAGAAAGCTGTAAAATACTATGAAAAAGCTTTAAACATAAATCCTGATGTTCCTTTTATTTATGAAAAACTTGGAAATAATTATAAGGAGATGGGCAATTATGTAAAGGCGCTGGAAGTTTACGAAAAAATGATAAAAAAATTTCCCGAACTTTCGGGAGGATATTTAGGAGCAGGAACTATAAATATTTACAGGGGAGATGAAAAAAAAGGAACTGACTATCTAAATAAATCTGTGGAACTATATAATAAAGAAAGAAAATTAGAATTAATGTCGAATATTTCCAAAGCTCGAACTGTAGTTTCTCCTGAGGAAACTGAAAAAAGTATTAAAAAACAGGAAGAAAGAGAAATTTCAGTACAAAATCTTTCCAAAGATAAAAACTATTCGATGCCGTTATCACCTGAATATACAAGAATAGAAGAAATGCCCCCTTTACCTGCCGCTCCGAGTATATCGCTAGAAAACTTTGGAAGTAATAAAAAGGATAAAATGGATCATTCAGGAAATTCAAGAGATAAAAGAAAAATAGAAAAGGAGAAAATAAAGGCGGAAGTAGCTTCGATTTTTCTTCATTTTGAAAAAAAAGATTATAATAAAGGTTTTTCAATGTTTTTTGAAAAGTATTCAGATATAGTTGATATACTTGATGATAAAAGTGTAGAAGAAACAGTTGAAATTATAAAAAAATATAATGAGAAAATAAAAAATACAGACAGTAATTTGTATGAAAAAAATATCAAAAAATTTAAAGAACTGGATATTCTATAG
- a CDS encoding META domain-containing protein, with product MKIKLSTLFIFVLFFAVSTYSFSDNQALENTLETGDTAQPKSSENQTSVKAKTESSSIKKSKTPSTFKKKDISNTMWKLTELGEKKLSTSEDTDSKKMIITLYLSSNGSINGVAGENGYFGNYRLNGNRISLNLIGSSFSDEVSEMETEYLNILERSSTVELNGNILILRSDKDTLTFEKVK from the coding sequence ATGAAAATAAAATTAAGTACTCTTTTTATCTTTGTGTTATTTTTTGCGGTTTCCACATATTCATTTTCCGATAATCAAGCTTTAGAAAATACGCTTGAAACCGGAGACACCGCACAACCTAAAAGTTCTGAAAATCAAACTTCTGTAAAAGCTAAAACGGAAAGTTCTTCAATAAAGAAAAGCAAAACTCCGTCAACCTTCAAAAAAAAGGATATCAGTAATACCATGTGGAAATTAACCGAACTTGGAGAGAAAAAACTTTCAACTTCAGAAGATACAGATAGTAAAAAAATGATTATTACTCTTTATCTGTCTTCAAATGGAAGTATAAACGGAGTTGCAGGTGAAAACGGATACTTCGGAAATTATCGGTTAAACGGAAACAGAATTTCTTTAAATCTTATAGGAAGTTCTTTTTCCGATGAAGTTTCGGAAATGGAAACAGAGTATCTAAACATTTTAGAAAGATCTTCAACAGTGGAACTTAACGGTAACATATTGATTTTAAGATCCGATAAAGACACTTTAACATTTGAAAAAGTCAAATAA
- a CDS encoding response regulator transcription factor has translation MRILVVEDEKKINSIIVKTLKQENYGVDSCFDGEEALDYIFSVDYDAVILDVMLPKMNGFDVLKEIRKKGVKTPVLFLTARGNVEDRVKGLDFGADDYLVKPFDFEELLARIRAIFRKNSDFNEKGNIFKVANLTVDCKSHNVFRGETSIKLSAKEFAILEYLIRNKGKVVSKEKIEEHVWDFDYEGGSNIVEVYIKFLRKKIDEEFSPKLIHTIRRVGYILKVENE, from the coding sequence TTGAGAATATTAGTAGTGGAAGATGAAAAAAAGATAAACAGCATTATAGTGAAAACGCTGAAACAGGAAAATTACGGTGTAGATAGCTGTTTTGACGGGGAAGAAGCGCTTGATTATATTTTTTCAGTTGATTATGATGCGGTTATTCTTGATGTAATGCTTCCGAAAATGAATGGTTTTGATGTGTTGAAAGAAATACGTAAAAAAGGTGTTAAAACTCCCGTACTTTTTTTGACAGCACGGGGAAATGTGGAAGACAGGGTAAAAGGACTTGATTTTGGAGCAGATGATTACTTAGTAAAACCTTTTGATTTTGAAGAACTCCTTGCACGTATACGAGCAATATTCAGAAAAAATTCTGATTTTAATGAAAAAGGAAATATATTTAAAGTTGCCAATCTTACTGTAGATTGTAAAAGTCATAATGTATTCCGTGGAGAAACGTCCATAAAACTTTCTGCAAAGGAATTTGCAATATTGGAATATCTTATCAGAAATAAAGGAAAAGTAGTGTCAAAGGAAAAAATAGAAGAGCATGTATGGGATTTTGACTATGAAGGAGGAAGTAACATAGTCGAAGTATACATTAAATTTTTAAGGAAAAAAATAGATGAAGAATTTTCTCCGAAATTAATTCATACTATTAGAAGAGTCGGATATATATTAAAGGTAGAAAATGAATAA